The genomic interval GCACGCGAATCGCCCCCTGGGGCGACTCTACCTGGACCAGATCCCCCTGTTGAATGCCGAGGGATGCTGCGGTCTTGGGGTGGATCTCCACCCAGGAGCCCCATACGGCCGTGGTCATGGGGTCAGGGAGTTCCTGGAGCCATGGGAGATGAGCCTCACGTCCGTCATATAGAGAGGGAGAAGGAAAGACCGCAAGGTATAAGGGATAAGTCTCTTCATCCCCCTGGAAACGGGGCGGCCGCACCGGCGCCGGGCTGAATGTCCCGCTGATCTTCCGGGGGGCCGCGACCTGTTCCGGCCCGAATATCCCCCCTTTCTGCAAGATTCCGACCCAGATCCTTTCGAAAGCGGGTCCGGAAGGGGCGTTCAATTTTTTTTGCACAGACTCTTTGAGCATCTCGAGGTAATTCTTATACGGGAGAGCCTCCCGCATCTTCCCGCCGAGGGCCTGGGACGCGGTTAGGATCAGGTCCGGGACCGGCCGGGTATCATAAATCGGCCTCACCACCGGCTGCATCACCCCCGTCACAGAGGAACGGATACCGGCACGGGGGATCACATCGCCCCAGCTCTCCAGATCCGAATGGTCCGGAAGGATGAGGTCCGCGTACCTGGATGTATCATCCATGATGGATGAAAAGCTGACTACGAAGGGGACCTTGAGGAAGGCTTCCTGAAACCGTGTGGATTTCGGGATACTGTAAACCGGGTTGCATAGATAGACCAGAGCCAGACCGATCTTCTGTGACTGCATGGCATCAATCGCCGAGACAAGGTCCGCAAAACCGCTTTGTTCCTCCGGGGCGGATGATTCAGGCCGAAACAGAACCCCGCCCGGCTTCCCGACATTCCCGGCCAGAAGGTTTAGAAAATGGATGGCCTCAACTGCATCCCTGCCGTTGGTCTGGAAGGCCGCCGCGTCCCCGGCCATGGCAAGAGAAGGCCGGATCGTGGCAAACTCACGCGCGGTCGATGCAATCTCTTTCGGCTTGAGACCTGTAGCCTCGGCCACCTGCTGAAGGTCATATCCGGAAAGCCTTGCCTTCCATTCTTCGGGGTCTCCTCCCATGGCCTGAACCGCCTGGCGGTTATAAAGCCCCTCGTCGAGAATCAGTTTGGCCATACCGAGCGCCAGGATACCCTCCTGCCCCGTCTTCACCGGGAGCCATCGGTCCGCGGAGGCCGCGGTCATGGAAAGCCGAGGCCCCGCGTAGGTGAACCGTCCCCGGATGGTCGGGCGGGCCTGGCGCATCTTTCCGAAGGCATTCCCGTACCGGACAGGTGAAAGGTAAGTTTCCAGGAAATCCGCCCCGAAACTCAGGAGATATTGCGTATGCTCGATGTCATAGTCCGGAAGGTCGGACCTGCCGTACACGGCAAGGCCGGCCTGTTCATCACATTCGGTCGACAGGAACTCGTAAGAGAGGCGCCGGGGAGATCCATACGCAGTCATGAAGGTCCGGAATAATTCATGTAGAGACCCTTGCAGCCTGGGGGTCACCAGGAGGAGTTGATCGGCCCGGCCCTGATCCTTCAGTCCCTTCAACTGCTCCACCAGAATCTTCATCCCCTCTGCCCAGGAGATGGGAGCAAAGGCGCCGGACCTTTTGGCCCCAGTCCGCTTCATGGGCTGACGGATCCGGTCCGGATGGTAGAGATCCTGCAGAGCCGCCTGGCCCCTTGCACAGAGCCTGCCCTGATTGACCGGATGAAGGGGGTTCCCTTCGATTTTCTTGGCACGCCCTTCGGCGACCTGAACCAGGGTCCCGCACCCTGCAGGGCATTGCCTGCAGGCGCTTGCGAAATAGTTCACCACGCCGGGAATGGATCCGTCATCCGGCGGGATGAGGAACGGGATCAGCTTCTCGGCCCCTTTACCGCATGATGACAGCATGGTCCCCGCGGCGGTCAACCCGGTCAATTGCAG from Nitrospirae bacterium CG2_30_53_67 carries:
- a CDS encoding nitrate reductase; translation: MKRRKFLQLTGLTAAGTMLSSCGKGAEKLIPFLIPPDDGSIPGVVNYFASACRQCPAGCGTLVQVAEGRAKKIEGNPLHPVNQGRLCARGQAALQDLYHPDRIRQPMKRTGAKRSGAFAPISWAEGMKILVEQLKGLKDQGRADQLLLVTPRLQGSLHELFRTFMTAYGSPRRLSYEFLSTECDEQAGLAVYGRSDLPDYDIEHTQYLLSFGADFLETYLSPVRYGNAFGKMRQARPTIRGRFTYAGPRLSMTAASADRWLPVKTGQEGILALGMAKLILDEGLYNRQAVQAMGGDPEEWKARLSGYDLQQVAEATGLKPKEIASTAREFATIRPSLAMAGDAAAFQTNGRDAVEAIHFLNLLAGNVGKPGGVLFRPESSAPEEQSGFADLVSAIDAMQSQKIGLALVYLCNPVYSIPKSTRFQEAFLKVPFVVSFSSIMDDTSRYADLILPDHSDLESWGDVIPRAGIRSSVTGVMQPVVRPIYDTRPVPDLILTASQALGGKMREALPYKNYLEMLKESVQKKLNAPSGPAFERIWVGILQKGGIFGPEQVAAPRKISGTFSPAPVRPPRFQGDEETYPLYLAVFPSPSLYDGREAHLPWLQELPDPMTTAVWGSWVEIHPKTAASLGIQQGDLVQVESPQGAIRVPAVIFPAIRPDLVAVPMGQGHQGMGRYASNIGANPLALLAPIMDEENRLPAWGATRVRLTRISDQGNLTVMGHPEGSYRGELMEI